In the Maridesulfovibrio ferrireducens genome, one interval contains:
- a CDS encoding NADH-quinone oxidoreductase subunit L, translating to MLPMMLALVILLPLMAAIGCYFLRVSTIRSMIVLVTGVCIAVTSLVLLGQGSFTYSPGTLLGISWDSLVTLADFSLLFVILYYAFKLKNQLIKVFAVLQIIPLAVFELFFVDHAAEVPAFYADSLALIMVAVISIIGSLICIFAIPYMKEHEEHLHLVNSRQPRFFFYLVLFLGAMNGLVLSNNILWLYFFFEVTTFCSFMLIAHDDTEIAVKNATRALWMNSLGGVAFVFGMIWAYTEVGSLSLQTIIEAGPMGGAMLVPIGLLCLAGFTKAAQLPFQSWLLGAMVAPTPVSALLHSSTMVKAGVYIVLRLAPAYAGTFLSEGIALCGAFTFLACAAIAISQSNGKKVLAYSTISNLGLIICCAGLNTPWAITAAIILIIFHAGSKALLFLCVGTIEHGIGSRDIDDMHGLYLKMPRTAIITIIGVLTMILPPFGVLLGKWMAIEAASGDIFVIVMLALGSALSLVFWARWAGILLTAPLRDKVPAEIQSPLTKFTLTALAAGTVILSLFSPVIYTGLIEPMIGKTYEITAGVFSSPVGVFAVYPIFFILAAAFVYAWIETKKSGNIQNAQSYMCGANVKEPGVQAFIGPMNQPVALKASNYYLKSFFGEEKLTLWINFVALALIVLMLGGAL from the coding sequence ATGTTGCCCATGATGCTAGCGTTGGTCATCTTGTTGCCCTTGATGGCTGCTATAGGCTGCTACTTTCTGCGTGTAAGTACGATCAGATCTATGATCGTTCTTGTCACAGGAGTTTGCATCGCTGTTACTTCTCTTGTCCTTCTCGGGCAGGGATCATTTACTTATTCTCCAGGTACATTACTTGGAATCAGTTGGGATTCCCTCGTCACTTTGGCGGACTTTTCCCTGCTCTTCGTAATCCTTTATTACGCATTCAAACTGAAAAATCAGCTGATCAAAGTATTTGCAGTATTGCAGATAATTCCATTAGCTGTGTTTGAATTATTCTTCGTTGACCATGCAGCAGAGGTTCCGGCATTTTATGCTGACAGCCTTGCACTAATCATGGTTGCGGTTATTTCAATTATCGGTTCGCTCATCTGCATCTTTGCGATCCCTTACATGAAAGAACACGAAGAGCACTTGCACCTTGTAAATTCTCGCCAGCCGAGATTTTTCTTTTATCTTGTTCTGTTCCTCGGAGCTATGAACGGATTGGTGCTTTCTAATAACATTCTTTGGCTCTACTTCTTCTTCGAAGTGACTACCTTCTGTTCCTTCATGCTTATTGCGCATGATGACACAGAAATCGCAGTCAAAAATGCCACCCGCGCCTTGTGGATGAACTCCCTCGGCGGTGTTGCTTTTGTCTTCGGAATGATCTGGGCGTACACTGAAGTGGGTTCCCTAAGTCTTCAGACTATTATCGAAGCCGGACCAATGGGCGGAGCAATGCTCGTACCGATTGGACTGCTTTGTTTAGCTGGATTCACTAAAGCCGCTCAACTTCCTTTCCAGAGCTGGTTGCTCGGAGCTATGGTTGCTCCTACTCCGGTTTCCGCTCTACTTCATTCAAGTACTATGGTTAAAGCCGGTGTTTACATCGTGCTCAGACTTGCCCCTGCATACGCAGGCACTTTCCTCAGTGAAGGTATAGCTCTTTGCGGAGCCTTCACTTTCCTTGCTTGTGCTGCAATTGCAATCAGTCAGAGTAACGGTAAAAAAGTTCTTGCTTACTCTACCATCAGTAACCTTGGATTGATCATCTGTTGTGCAGGTCTCAACACACCTTGGGCCATCACAGCAGCAATCATTCTGATCATCTTCCACGCAGGTTCCAAAGCTCTGTTATTCTTGTGCGTAGGCACAATTGAACATGGTATCGGCAGCCGTGACATAGATGACATGCATGGCCTTTACCTTAAGATGCCTCGTACCGCGATTATCACGATCATCGGTGTCTTAACTATGATTCTGCCTCCCTTCGGTGTTCTGCTTGGTAAATGGATGGCTATTGAAGCTGCATCCGGCGATATTTTTGTTATCGTGATGCTCGCTCTAGGTAGTGCTCTTTCTCTCGTATTCTGGGCTCGCTGGGCAGGTATCCTGCTTACCGCTCCACTTCGTGATAAAGTTCCTGCTGAAATTCAGAGCCCATTGACAAAGTTCACCTTGACTGCACTTGCTGCAGGCACTGTTATCCTGTCTTTGTTCTCTCCAGTCATTTACACAGGTTTGATTGAACCAATGATCGGTAAGACTTACGAAATTACTGCCGGTGTATTTTCTTCACCTGTCGGTGTTTTTGCAGTCTATCCAATATTCTTTATACTTGCAGCAGCGTTTGTGTATGCATGGATAGAAACTAAGAAATCTGGAAACATCCAGAATGCTCAATCCTACATGTGCGGAGCAAACGTTAAAGAACCTGGAGTTCAGGCCTTTATCGGTCCTATGAATCAGCCGGTAGCACTCAAGGCTAGTAACTACTACCTTAAGTCTTTCTTCGGCGAAGAAAAGCTTACCCTCTGGATCAACTTTGTTGCTCTGGCTCTCATCGTTCTTATGTTGGGAGGAGCTCTCTAA
- a CDS encoding 4Fe-4S dicluster domain-containing protein — protein sequence MLKMTPTVLKNLFSKSSTRMYPFEIREPFPLYRGELFNDIDNCIFCKKCEIKCPSQCITVTKDKESGTGTWTCDPFACVYCGICVDVCPTQSLRMEPNHRKPSASREMIEMVGKIKMPKKKKAAPKKAE from the coding sequence ATGCTTAAGATGACTCCAACGGTACTAAAGAACCTCTTCTCGAAAAGTTCTACAAGAATGTACCCCTTCGAAATTCGTGAACCTTTTCCTCTCTACAGAGGCGAATTGTTCAACGACATCGATAATTGTATCTTCTGTAAAAAATGTGAAATTAAATGCCCTTCACAGTGCATTACTGTCACAAAAGACAAAGAAAGCGGAACTGGAACTTGGACATGCGACCCGTTTGCCTGCGTATATTGCGGCATTTGTGTTGATGTTTGTCCAACTCAGAGTCTGCGCATGGAACCTAATCATCGTAAGCCTTCCGCTAGCCGCGAAATGATTGAGATGGTTGGTAAAATCAAAATGCCTAAAAAGAAAAAAGCAGCACCCAAAAAAGCTGAGTAG
- a CDS encoding L,D-transpeptidase family protein has translation MLESTPLVPGVVVAVDKESQKLHLLVHKSPLHAELSFDCATGKKAGDKKVEGDMRTPEGVYFTKGKRTGLKDFELYGDLAFPLDFPNPIDRINGKTGYGIWIHGRGKQLVAMDTQGCVALENTDINFIDSRIRSGTPVVIGETVSWVNATGTQVVESAELKTLVNKWAADWSNKDDGFFEAYSDKLFSKTESRPFKYFKKRKKRIFSNTSWIDVSVFNLKALPGPDYWVTWFDQYYRSGRLSSSTAKRLYWQKIDGIWKIVGREYGPASKSFTDEYIGTKRKSVLGFLDKWRSLWLSADLVPYSALYDSKARQGKIRGIDAIKEHKKSIWTERKPSVVEISKVRLKEHPDGLEVAFKQSYSDVSGYSDFGSKKLVIRPVNGGWRIVDEQWSRR, from the coding sequence GTGCTGGAAAGTACTCCGCTTGTTCCCGGGGTGGTCGTTGCTGTTGATAAAGAATCTCAGAAGCTCCATCTTCTTGTTCATAAAAGTCCTTTGCACGCTGAACTTTCTTTTGACTGTGCTACGGGGAAAAAAGCCGGTGATAAAAAAGTTGAAGGAGACATGCGAACTCCTGAGGGCGTATATTTTACTAAAGGTAAGCGAACTGGCTTAAAAGATTTTGAATTGTATGGAGATTTGGCTTTTCCTCTTGATTTTCCTAATCCGATTGATCGTATTAATGGAAAAACAGGGTATGGAATATGGATACACGGGCGGGGCAAGCAGTTAGTAGCAATGGATACCCAAGGTTGCGTAGCTCTTGAAAATACAGATATAAATTTTATTGATTCTCGGATACGTTCAGGCACTCCGGTTGTTATTGGCGAGACCGTCTCATGGGTAAATGCTACGGGAACGCAGGTAGTAGAATCTGCGGAACTTAAGACTCTGGTTAATAAGTGGGCTGCAGACTGGTCGAACAAAGATGACGGTTTTTTTGAAGCTTATTCAGATAAATTGTTCAGTAAAACTGAAAGCAGACCTTTCAAATATTTTAAAAAGCGTAAAAAGAGAATTTTTTCCAATACATCGTGGATTGATGTTTCAGTTTTTAACTTAAAAGCTCTGCCCGGTCCTGATTACTGGGTCACTTGGTTTGATCAGTATTATAGATCAGGCCGTCTTTCTTCTTCTACAGCTAAGAGACTGTATTGGCAGAAGATTGATGGAATTTGGAAAATTGTAGGGCGGGAGTATGGCCCTGCTTCCAAATCTTTTACAGATGAATATATTGGAACAAAAAGAAAAAGTGTTCTCGGATTTCTTGATAAATGGAGATCCCTCTGGCTTTCTGCTGACCTCGTTCCCTATTCTGCTTTGTATGATTCTAAGGCAAGGCAGGGAAAGATACGCGGAATTGATGCGATTAAAGAACACAAAAAATCCATATGGACGGAAAGAAAGCCTTCCGTTGTCGAAATTAGTAAAGTCAGATTAAAAGAACATCCTGATGGGTTGGAAGTTGCCTTCAAGCAATCGTATTCTGATGTTTCAGGTTATAGCGATTTTGGAAGTAAGAAATTAGTCATTCGTCCTGTGAATGGTGGATGGCGCATCGTTGATGAACAATGGAGCAGGCGCTAA
- a CDS encoding nickel-dependent hydrogenase large subunit produces the protein MARTIIPFGPQHPVLPEPLHMKLVVEDEIVLEAIPALGYVHRGLEKLAEIRDYHQMIQVVERVCGICSMIHSLCYCQGIEEMMKIEVPERAKYLRTIWSELHRMHSHLLWLGLFADAFGFESLFMQFWRIRERIMDLNEATTGSRIIVSVNVVGGVRQDLTPEQCSWILTELAQAEKELKTIQSTILNDYTVCKRTKGIGVLTKEQAYELGAAGPTLRGSGIAQDMRQLKYAAFDKIDFEPVVENDGDSFCRSKVRFREVLQSIDLVRAAIAGLPQGDLAAPCKGNPEGELITRVEQPRGECLYYMKGNGTKYLDRVRIRTPTFANIPPLIAMMPGIELADVPVVILSIDPCISCTER, from the coding sequence ATGGCACGCACCATCATACCTTTCGGTCCGCAGCATCCGGTTCTTCCGGAACCGTTGCATATGAAACTTGTCGTGGAAGACGAGATCGTGCTGGAGGCCATTCCTGCGCTTGGATACGTTCACAGAGGGCTTGAAAAGCTAGCTGAGATTCGCGATTATCATCAGATGATCCAAGTCGTTGAGCGTGTTTGCGGTATCTGTTCTATGATTCATTCTCTTTGTTACTGTCAGGGTATCGAAGAAATGATGAAAATAGAGGTTCCTGAAAGAGCGAAATACCTCCGCACAATATGGTCAGAACTGCACCGTATGCACAGTCACTTGCTATGGCTCGGCCTTTTCGCCGATGCTTTTGGCTTTGAAAGCCTGTTCATGCAGTTTTGGCGTATCCGTGAACGCATCATGGATCTTAACGAAGCTACCACAGGTAGTCGCATAATTGTTTCCGTCAACGTTGTCGGTGGGGTCCGTCAGGATCTAACTCCCGAACAGTGTTCATGGATTCTTACCGAACTTGCGCAAGCCGAAAAAGAACTGAAGACTATTCAGTCTACAATTCTTAACGACTACACAGTCTGCAAACGCACAAAAGGCATTGGCGTTCTCACAAAAGAACAGGCTTACGAACTCGGTGCAGCCGGCCCTACCCTTCGTGGTAGTGGTATTGCACAGGATATGCGTCAGCTTAAATATGCTGCTTTTGATAAAATTGACTTTGAACCGGTTGTTGAAAACGACGGTGACAGTTTCTGTCGTTCTAAAGTCAGATTCAGAGAAGTTTTACAGTCAATAGATCTCGTTCGCGCGGCTATAGCAGGACTTCCTCAGGGTGATCTTGCTGCTCCATGCAAGGGTAATCCAGAAGGTGAACTAATCACCCGTGTGGAACAGCCTCGCGGTGAATGTCTGTACTACATGAAGGGTAATGGAACCAAATACCTCGACAGGGTACGCATCAGAACTCCTACGTTCGCGAACATTCCTCCGCTTATTGCAATGATGCCCGGCATCGAACTAGCGGATGTTCCGGTTGTAATCTTGTCGATCGACCCGTGCATCAGCTGCACGGAACGCTAG
- a CDS encoding FmdB family zinc ribbon protein has product MPIYEYQCHDCQQIFEEWQTNFEDKELECPVCGGLATKVLSNSTFVLKGGGWYSSGYCKTDSVAGSSGSPKSVSSDSGASAPSVSTSTSSDNAAKS; this is encoded by the coding sequence ATGCCGATTTATGAATATCAATGTCATGATTGTCAGCAAATTTTTGAAGAGTGGCAGACAAACTTTGAAGACAAAGAGTTAGAGTGTCCTGTTTGTGGCGGTTTAGCCACTAAGGTTCTTTCTAATTCAACTTTTGTTCTTAAAGGCGGAGGATGGTATTCTTCTGGATACTGTAAAACTGATTCTGTTGCCGGAAGCTCCGGCAGTCCAAAATCTGTGAGCAGTGATTCAGGTGCGTCCGCGCCTTCAGTCTCGACTTCCACTAGTTCTGACAACGCAGCAAAAAGCTGA
- a CDS encoding NADH-quinone oxidoreductase subunit C — MIENLKEITMETIVGEVSKLKSDGQHFVAISCTELDADNFDLIYTFDKELVLTNLRVTVPKGTKCPSISGILFGTMLVENEIQDQFGLLFDGLVLDFGRTLYLDEEITTIPLCNNTKAMTVKK; from the coding sequence GTGATAGAAAATCTGAAAGAAATCACAATGGAAACTATCGTCGGAGAAGTTTCCAAGTTGAAAAGCGACGGACAACATTTTGTCGCTATAAGCTGCACCGAACTGGATGCAGACAACTTTGATCTGATCTATACCTTCGACAAAGAGTTAGTTCTTACCAACTTGAGAGTTACCGTTCCTAAAGGAACAAAATGTCCTTCAATAAGCGGTATTCTTTTTGGCACCATGCTAGTTGAAAACGAAATTCAGGACCAGTTTGGCCTCTTGTTTGATGGCCTTGTTCTTGATTTTGGACGCACTCTCTATTTGGACGAGGAAATTACTACAATCCCCTTGTGTAATAACACCAAGGCGATGACTGTCAAAAAATAA
- a CDS encoding respiratory chain complex I subunit 1 family protein, whose protein sequence is METIILMIFGVVVAPILGGLISGVDRKVTARLQSRFGPPILQPFYDVAKLFGKVKVINNFWQVFCAWVYLIAAALSVALLFAQSDLLLIFFVQAIGAVFLVMGGLASSSPYSQVGAQRELIQVLTYEPLIILVFASIFMVTGSFRIDEILAYDQPLLVKLPLMFIVLGYALTIKLRKSPFDFSTSHHAHQELVKGVLTEFSGPYLGIIELAHWYETVFILGICALFWHTSLVGVVLLLASTYFAEILIDNTMSRMTWRWMLKYVWSVGLVMSFVNLIWLHVG, encoded by the coding sequence ATGGAAACGATAATTCTTATGATCTTCGGTGTAGTTGTGGCTCCCATTCTCGGTGGTCTGATTTCAGGTGTTGACAGGAAAGTTACTGCTCGCCTTCAATCCCGTTTCGGTCCTCCGATTCTACAGCCTTTCTACGACGTTGCTAAATTATTTGGTAAAGTTAAAGTCATCAACAACTTCTGGCAGGTTTTCTGTGCATGGGTTTATCTCATTGCCGCAGCTCTCTCTGTCGCCCTGTTGTTTGCTCAGTCCGACCTGCTTCTGATCTTCTTTGTTCAGGCAATCGGAGCCGTCTTCCTGGTTATGGGTGGACTTGCCAGTTCCTCCCCATACAGCCAGGTTGGAGCACAGCGTGAATTGATTCAGGTTCTTACTTATGAACCGCTCATTATTCTGGTTTTCGCTTCCATCTTTATGGTAACCGGAAGTTTCAGAATTGATGAGATTCTAGCTTATGACCAACCGCTTTTAGTTAAATTGCCTCTCATGTTTATCGTGCTTGGCTATGCTCTTACTATCAAACTTAGAAAATCGCCTTTTGACTTCTCCACTTCGCATCATGCGCATCAGGAATTAGTCAAAGGAGTGCTCACCGAATTCTCCGGTCCTTACCTCGGCATCATTGAACTTGCCCATTGGTATGAGACTGTTTTCATTCTCGGAATATGCGCACTCTTCTGGCACACCAGCCTTGTCGGTGTAGTACTCCTGCTTGCCTCTACTTACTTCGCAGAAATACTGATTGATAATACTATGTCACGCATGACTTGGCGTTGGATGCTCAAATACGTTTGGAGTGTCGGTCTGGTTATGTCCTTTGTTAACCTCATCTGGCTGCACGTGGGTTAA
- a CDS encoding NADH-quinone oxidoreductase subunit B family protein translates to MFKRFIDKSRAKSPWIMHFDCGSCNGCDIEVLACLTPMYDVERFGVVNVGNPKHADVLLVTGTVNPRNAKVLRNIYDQMPDPKGVIAIGACGLSGGIFRECYNVLGGIDKVIPVDVYVPGCPAKPEAIIDGVVTALAKFEGLRG, encoded by the coding sequence ATGTTCAAGAGATTCATTGATAAATCACGCGCCAAGTCTCCGTGGATCATGCATTTTGACTGCGGAAGCTGTAACGGCTGCGATATTGAAGTTCTGGCATGTCTTACACCGATGTATGATGTTGAACGCTTCGGCGTAGTCAACGTCGGGAACCCTAAGCATGCTGACGTCCTCCTTGTCACCGGAACGGTTAACCCCCGTAACGCCAAGGTTTTACGCAACATCTATGATCAAATGCCTGACCCTAAAGGCGTAATTGCCATCGGCGCATGTGGTCTTTCAGGTGGAATTTTCCGTGAGTGCTACAACGTACTCGGCGGAATCGACAAGGTAATCCCTGTGGACGTTTACGTTCCCGGGTGCCCTGCTAAACCTGAAGCTATCATCGACGGCGTGGTCACTGCCCTTGCCAAGTTTGAAGGCCTCAGAGGCTAA
- a CDS encoding NlpC/P60 family protein, whose translation MITLRNSSRKIILFAVILGLAVFLAGCGKKTVSIPRSGRIITTEGSSKKGSSVVSVARSQIGKPYKWGGASPAKGFDCSGLVWWVYNQHGVRIPRVSWQQIDAGKPVHLSRIKAGDIVFFRIPGGGKSLHTGIYTGDGKFFVHSPKSGHYVREESMNKAYWRKYFVGARRVL comes from the coding sequence ATGATCACACTTAGGAATAGCTCACGCAAAATTATATTGTTTGCTGTCATTTTGGGGTTAGCTGTTTTCTTGGCGGGTTGCGGGAAGAAAACTGTTTCTATTCCACGTAGCGGTAGAATTATAACTACAGAGGGTTCTTCCAAGAAAGGGAGTTCTGTTGTCAGTGTTGCCCGCTCTCAGATAGGTAAACCCTACAAATGGGGAGGAGCTTCTCCGGCAAAAGGTTTTGACTGTTCGGGGTTGGTCTGGTGGGTCTACAATCAGCATGGAGTGAGGATTCCACGTGTTTCGTGGCAGCAGATTGATGCGGGAAAACCTGTTCATCTAAGTCGGATTAAGGCCGGAGATATAGTTTTTTTCAGAATTCCGGGTGGAGGTAAAAGTCTGCATACCGGTATTTATACCGGGGATGGGAAATTTTTTGTGCATAGTCCTAAGAGTGGTCACTATGTCCGTGAAGAATCTATGAATAAGGCTTACTGGCGGAAGTATTTTGTCGGCGCGCGCAGGGTTCTTTGA
- the purB gene encoding adenylosuccinate lyase, with product MIERYSRPAMSALWTLENRFRVWLEVEVAVCEAWHKLGRIPAEDMKNIRDKADFELDRILEIEEKTKHDVIAFLTAVEEKVGPSSRFIHLGCTSSDIVDTANGVLLHRAGNMILKALDEFLATLKEMAFTYKGRMCMGRTHGIHAEPTSFGLKMTGFYAEFTRHRERIEKAVEGVSVGKISGAVGTYAMLDPEVESITCELLNLNVDPISTQIIQRDRHAAFFTSLGLLGGGIERLGVELRHLQRTEVLEVEEGFSAGQKGSSAMPHKKNPISAENLSGLSRLLRTNGLVAMENMPLWHERDISHSSVERVIMPDSTILADYILGRMTGVLKRLKINGDNMDRNLMASYGLFYSQRVLLALVDSGLERQKAYEMVQKVAMYCWENKVSFPDEVRKDETIKSVLADGALDDAFDLGYYTRYEDFIIKRVFGE from the coding sequence ATGATCGAAAGATATTCCCGTCCTGCTATGAGTGCGTTATGGACTCTGGAGAATCGCTTCAGGGTATGGCTTGAAGTTGAAGTTGCTGTCTGTGAAGCTTGGCATAAGCTCGGACGCATTCCGGCTGAAGATATGAAAAATATCCGTGATAAAGCTGATTTTGAATTGGACCGTATTCTGGAGATTGAAGAAAAGACAAAACATGATGTTATTGCTTTTCTTACAGCTGTAGAAGAAAAAGTCGGACCTTCTTCCCGCTTTATCCATTTAGGATGCACTTCCTCTGATATTGTTGATACTGCCAACGGAGTTCTTCTCCATCGCGCCGGGAATATGATCTTGAAAGCTCTTGATGAGTTTCTGGCTACTCTTAAAGAAATGGCTTTCACGTATAAAGGTAGAATGTGCATGGGCCGTACGCACGGTATTCATGCAGAACCTACCAGTTTCGGTCTTAAAATGACCGGTTTTTATGCTGAATTTACACGTCATCGTGAGCGTATTGAAAAGGCTGTGGAAGGAGTTAGTGTCGGTAAAATTTCCGGAGCTGTCGGAACCTACGCAATGCTTGATCCTGAAGTTGAGAGTATTACCTGCGAATTGCTCAATTTGAATGTCGATCCTATTTCCACTCAGATTATTCAGCGTGACCGTCATGCCGCCTTCTTTACCTCTCTAGGCTTGCTTGGTGGTGGTATTGAGCGTCTCGGCGTGGAACTAAGGCATTTACAGCGCACTGAAGTCCTTGAGGTTGAAGAGGGATTCAGCGCTGGCCAGAAGGGCTCTTCCGCCATGCCGCATAAGAAGAATCCTATTTCTGCTGAAAATCTCAGCGGACTTTCCCGTCTCCTGCGTACCAACGGTTTGGTAGCAATGGAAAACATGCCTTTGTGGCATGAACGTGATATCAGTCATTCCTCTGTTGAAAGAGTTATAATGCCTGATTCCACTATTCTTGCAGACTATATTCTCGGCCGTATGACCGGAGTTCTCAAAAGACTTAAAATCAACGGCGATAATATGGATCGCAATCTGATGGCTTCTTATGGGCTTTTCTACTCACAGCGAGTTTTGCTTGCTCTTGTAGATTCCGGTCTTGAAAGACAGAAAGCTTATGAAATGGTGCAGAAGGTTGCTATGTATTGCTGGGAAAATAAAGTTTCCTTCCCTGATGAAGTTCGCAAGGATGAGACCATTAAATCTGTTCTGGCCGACGGGGCATTGGATGATGCTTTTGATCTTGGATACTATACTAGATATGAAGATTTTATTATTAAACGTGTTTTCGGTGAATAG